AGTGATAAAAATGCCCATGACTTTCCTGACAAAATTGTGGTCATTGCCGATGCCTCCAACCTCGAAAGAAATCTATTGCTATTCTCGGAGATACAAGATTTGGGCTTACCTACCATCCTCGTGCTATCCATGCTCGACGTGGCTAATCGCAGTGGACTAAACATTGATCTACGTGCCTTAGAAGAAGAATTCAACACTACGGTGCTCACGGTCAATGGCCGAACTGGAGAAGGTATTCCAGAGCTCAAAAAGACCCTCTTTGAAGATCTGTCTGGTTCCACGGAGCTCTTTACGACATCAACGAGCTCTCCCCGAGATGCATACCAGTAATCAAGGACAAGTTTGCCTTAGAAAATGACTACGTAGCGTATCAATATGCTCAGCAAACCTACAGCAAGAGCTTTCTATCTAACAGACGAGAAAAAATTTATCGCCGACAAAAAGGTACAATACAACTTCTGCGATCGCCAGTTTCAAACTACCAAAACCGTAGAGCGATACAAAATCATTCGTGACAAACTCACTCGAATAGTTACCAAAACGAATATAGAATCTACAGCCACTCGCAATCACAAGATCGACAAAATACTGACGCATAAGATCTATGGTTACCTTATATTTTTTGTGATCCTGTTTGCGCTTTTTGAGTCCATCTTTGCTTGGGCTGAACCTTTTATGGACTACATCGATTTTGGTTTTGCCAAACTAAGCAGTTGGGCCAAGACCTACTTACCCGCTGGTGTACTCACGGATCTCATTGCCGAAGGTATTATCCTGGCTAGGGGGGTCGTCATTTTCATCCCTAGGATCGCCCTACTATTTGCTTTTATAGCCATACTGGAAGAGTCCGGCTATATGGCTCGTGTGGTCTTTCTGATGGACAAAATTATGCGAAAATTTGGCCTCAACGGCAAAAGTGTGGTTCCGCTCATCTCTGGTGTGGCCTGTGCCATCCCTGCTATCATGGCTGCCCGAAATATCGAAAGCTGGAAAGATCGGATCATCACTATTTTCGTGACACCGTTTATGAGTTGTTCTGCCAGACTGCCCGTGTACGCTATTCTGATCGCCTTGGTCATTCCTAATGATTATGTGCTTTGGGATCTTGAGTGTACAAGGGCTAGCACTCATGGCTTTGTACTTGATTGGTTTTCTAGGCGCTATTTTTTCCGCGCTATTATTGAAAAAAATACTAAAGATGAAAGAGCAAAGCTATTTCATCATGGAACTCCCCATCTACAGATGGCCCAAGTGGAAAAATGTATGGATCACCATATTCTCTAAAAGCAAAACCTTTGTATTCGAAGCTGGAAAAATCATTTTAGCCATTTCTATTATTCTTTGGGTATTGGCTTCATCACGGACAGGAGAAGCTTTTGATCACGCCGAACAGCGAGTCGTAGAGCAAAATCCAACCGTTGGGATCGGCTCCCAAGAATTCGATGCTTTGCTGAGCGCATACAAACTAGAAAACTCGTATGCTGGTGTATTAGGCAAATCCATCGAACCCTGCATCCGACCTCTTGGATACGATTGGAAAATTGGCATTGCACTGATCACATCTTTTGCTGCTCGAGAAGTATTTGTAGGTACGATCGCCACCATCTATAGTGTGGGCTCAGACGTAGAAGACGAATCTACCATCAAAGACAAATTACGTGCAGAAATCAACCCCTATACTGGAAAACCGATGTACTCCATTGCACTTGGTGTATCCCTGATGCTGTTTTATGCGTTTGCCATGCAGTGCATGAGTACGCTGGCAGTAGTCTATAGAGAAACCAAGTCATGGAAATGGCCTCTTCTTCAATTGATATATATGTCGGCAGTAGCTTATATCTTCGCATTCATTGCGTATCAATTATTGAAATAGATTAATGACCGAAACCAACGCCTCTTTTTTCACCACAAGGGTAGAAACTTTACATGCAGAATCACAAAAGCTAGAACAAAAAGCGACGACACTTTCATGGATCAGGGTCTGCTCGTTTCTTGTTTTTCTAGTCGCTTTCATCTATTTCGCCAATACACGCGAAATCCAAAGCATGCTCCTTTCAGTAGTGGCGTTGTGTTCCTGTTTTTGGCTGGGTCATCCGAAAGCACAACCAAGCCAAATTTGGACTGACCCAACACCAAGCACTTCTTGTAGTTAATGAAAATGAAATAAAACGTGCCAACGGAGCCTTTTCGGACCTCGACAATGGACTCGACTATTTGGGTACAAATCATGCCTATGCTCCAGATATCGATCTTTTTGGTTCTAATTCCTTATTCCAATTATTGGTGCGAAGCAAACTGTCTGGCACAAGAGCATTAATCAAAAACTGGCTGCTACACCGATCCACCAAAAACGAAATCGAAGAACGACATGCCGCCATACAAGAACTCTCCACCGATACGGAATGGAGGCAAAACCTAACGGCCTAT
This Reichenbachiella ulvae DNA region includes the following protein-coding sequences:
- a CDS encoding FeoB small GTPase domain-containing protein, which encodes SDKNAHDFPDKIVVIADASNLERNLLLFSEIQDLGLPTILVLSMLDVANRSGLNIDLRALEEEFNTTVLTVNGRTGEGIPELKKTLFEDLSGSTELFTTSTSSPRDAYQ
- a CDS encoding nucleoside recognition domain-containing protein — protein: MLSKPTARAFYLTDEKKFIADKKVQYNFCDRQFQTTKTVERYKIIRDKLTRIVTKTNIESTATRNHKIDKILTHKIYGYLIFFVILFALFESIFAWAEPFMDYIDFGFAKLSSWAKTYLPAGVLTDLIAEGIILARGVVIFIPRIALLFAFIAILEESGYMARVVFLMDKIMRKFGLNGKSVVPLISGVACAIPAIMAARNIESWKDRIITIFVTPFMSCSARLPVYAILIALVIPNDYVLWDLECTRASTHGFVLDWFSRRYFFRAIIEKNTKDERAKLFHHGTPHLQMAQVEKCMDHHIL
- a CDS encoding nucleoside recognition domain-containing protein, translated to MKKILKMKEQSYFIMELPIYRWPKWKNVWITIFSKSKTFVFEAGKIILAISIILWVLASSRTGEAFDHAEQRVVEQNPTVGIGSQEFDALLSAYKLENSYAGVLGKSIEPCIRPLGYDWKIGIALITSFAAREVFVGTIATIYSVGSDVEDESTIKDKLRAEINPYTGKPMYSIALGVSLMLFYAFAMQCMSTLAVVYRETKSWKWPLLQLIYMSAVAYIFAFIAYQLLK